A part of Citrifermentans bremense genomic DNA contains:
- the gmtZ gene encoding gamma-mobile-trio integrase GmtZ — translation MTSTITQIDDFIAIKSCLTGRTIYVNQKPDRYLISPEFSQEEVRRVVAIWENHVCARKLVHRPPPPLRKAIVALGNENTPLGLSKALDRVLLTEYLHKFSTTSIQQKQNFVIELMLALWSVGAVAWPTHEQVPFTQRNSIQVNNLGFIGPQREWLARVRNYVARGVGDDASNFRFILDTSLSRAGITEIGDITPQTFKLSKDTVRGKLRGPGINAVLQCLREDYKEQRLTWIPDDFGFFKDKMGHLARDDDFNWLLKQAPDMEQWVRLAKEHIATKPANWKKRKSVMNVFLQHIMENEDISRDPSAYFNIYDRPKVLFNAPGNEGRKTMSVLHEFLNETLFKTCTLSTDLDIPVLKPGFAVPIPRQAYRNVNKGETHRETMPMRLIRQAMGILTENDFAWARNVDRHHDSFRSRNPETGNYETVWSPVRTYALMIKLLLPARTFQVRCIDSGEGDTWRYHSDGRWVTNEGPHKPASPKIVQRGIFRKYLRKDGSEGAIFYFNTNKTADIDSMVKGYVMPWEKPDALQIFAAMRDWQERFNPVNGATPWSEIPEMKDMKHEEDLTKLGENFFLFRDPCHRHRPDLPVSDVRIRRMWFKLLEELEVRLARAGEKMPNGEPIKLILSRNNKGGRASSAVFDLHTLRVTLITAMYEEGVPPEYLMKIVGHATVLMTLYYTKINIETLSLRMNEALLERQRKAQIEMAGFLQKASRKELDSFAAYRNPAGLDALYTSTGSGMVVMDHGICPVSTRRCHEGLVFNDPTNGTSRYQPVPGGATNCVRCRFFITGPAFLLGLEAHVNDLSYRLKKRSYAFEKAQDLFDTISDEYAAALDSGEPFHRQRDLEVAETAFEAATAEVDAIALSLQAAYSLTELSIRITSQQSKSDELVLVAAGGLDHVEAVLSESHEFEQVQRICMGATFYDGLNINWQLANLERARFFDRMLRANGLEPRFSLLNDDDALKIANAMGQFLYARIEKDSVHALIDGDISLCDLGLDKQFVSQLDNLVPRTLQTTLSKQQLLEVVS, via the coding sequence ATGACCTCTACGATTACCCAAATCGACGATTTCATCGCCATTAAAAGTTGTCTTACAGGGCGGACGATTTATGTGAATCAGAAACCTGACCGCTACCTAATTTCCCCTGAGTTTTCGCAAGAGGAAGTCCGCCGTGTGGTGGCAATCTGGGAGAACCACGTATGTGCACGAAAGCTTGTACATCGCCCACCTCCCCCTTTGCGAAAAGCCATTGTTGCTCTAGGCAATGAAAATACGCCTCTGGGATTATCGAAGGCCTTGGACCGGGTCCTCTTGACCGAGTACCTACACAAATTTTCGACTACAAGCATCCAGCAGAAACAAAATTTTGTCATCGAATTGATGTTAGCGCTATGGTCTGTTGGCGCAGTGGCTTGGCCGACACACGAGCAAGTGCCGTTTACTCAGAGGAACAGCATACAAGTTAACAATTTAGGTTTTATTGGCCCTCAGCGGGAATGGCTTGCACGAGTCCGCAACTACGTTGCAAGAGGTGTAGGTGATGACGCAAGTAATTTCCGGTTTATCCTGGACACCTCTCTTAGCCGCGCAGGTATCACTGAAATTGGGGATATAACACCTCAAACTTTCAAATTAAGCAAAGACACAGTGCGGGGAAAACTCCGTGGTCCAGGCATAAATGCAGTGCTGCAGTGCTTGCGAGAGGATTACAAAGAACAGAGATTAACTTGGATACCAGATGATTTTGGTTTTTTTAAAGATAAAATGGGACACCTCGCACGCGATGATGACTTCAACTGGCTGTTAAAACAGGCTCCAGATATGGAGCAATGGGTTAGGCTCGCCAAAGAACATATTGCTACCAAACCGGCAAATTGGAAGAAGCGAAAGTCGGTTATGAATGTTTTCCTTCAACATATTATGGAAAACGAAGACATTTCAAGGGACCCATCAGCTTATTTCAACATCTATGATAGGCCCAAGGTTCTCTTTAATGCACCTGGTAATGAGGGCAGGAAAACTATGTCAGTTCTGCATGAATTCCTCAACGAGACGCTGTTTAAGACATGTACACTGTCGACCGATCTTGACATACCGGTTCTCAAGCCTGGTTTCGCCGTTCCTATCCCTCGCCAAGCATACAGAAATGTCAACAAGGGAGAAACCCATCGTGAAACCATGCCTATGCGGCTCATTCGGCAAGCGATGGGGATTCTAACTGAAAACGATTTTGCATGGGCGCGCAATGTCGACAGACACCACGACAGTTTCCGCAGCCGCAACCCGGAAACCGGAAATTATGAAACTGTGTGGAGTCCTGTCCGCACTTATGCCCTAATGATAAAGTTGCTTCTCCCTGCCCGAACGTTCCAGGTAAGGTGTATTGACAGCGGTGAAGGTGACACTTGGCGTTATCACTCGGATGGCCGATGGGTCACCAATGAGGGGCCACATAAACCCGCGAGTCCCAAGATTGTTCAGCGGGGCATTTTTCGTAAATACCTCAGAAAGGACGGATCAGAGGGAGCTATCTTCTATTTTAACACCAATAAGACTGCTGACATCGATAGCATGGTCAAGGGCTACGTCATGCCTTGGGAGAAACCTGACGCCCTTCAGATATTCGCCGCGATGCGCGATTGGCAGGAACGTTTTAATCCCGTTAACGGTGCTACACCATGGTCAGAAATCCCTGAGATGAAGGATATGAAACACGAGGAAGACCTTACTAAGTTGGGTGAAAACTTCTTCTTATTCCGTGACCCTTGCCATCGGCATCGTCCTGATCTGCCAGTAAGCGACGTCCGGATCCGACGGATGTGGTTCAAGCTCCTAGAGGAATTGGAGGTGCGATTAGCAAGGGCCGGTGAAAAAATGCCCAATGGAGAGCCGATAAAACTAATTTTGTCGAGAAATAACAAAGGAGGACGTGCGTCTTCTGCCGTTTTTGACCTTCACACCCTGCGAGTGACCCTCATAACTGCTATGTACGAAGAGGGGGTCCCGCCGGAATATCTGATGAAGATAGTTGGTCATGCAACGGTGCTGATGACGCTCTATTACACTAAAATCAATATTGAGACGCTTAGCCTGCGAATGAACGAGGCCCTTCTTGAACGGCAAAGGAAGGCGCAGATCGAGATGGCAGGTTTCCTCCAAAAGGCAAGTCGTAAGGAGCTTGATAGCTTCGCCGCCTACCGGAACCCGGCCGGGCTCGATGCGCTGTATACCAGCACTGGCTCCGGCATGGTGGTGATGGACCACGGCATTTGTCCTGTATCGACTCGCCGTTGCCATGAAGGCCTTGTATTCAATGACCCCACCAATGGTACTTCACGGTACCAACCCGTCCCTGGAGGGGCAACAAACTGCGTCCGTTGCCGGTTCTTTATCACTGGGCCGGCGTTCCTTCTTGGCCTTGAAGCCCACGTGAACGACCTATCTTATCGACTGAAGAAGAGGTCTTACGCATTCGAAAAGGCACAGGACCTCTTCGATACTATTTCGGACGAATACGCCGCAGCTTTGGACTCTGGCGAGCCATTTCATCGTCAGCGGGATTTGGAGGTTGCGGAAACAGCCTTCGAGGCTGCAACTGCCGAGGTAGACGCTATCGCTCTTAGCCTGCAAGCGGCCTACTCGCTTACGGAACTATCTATCCGTATTACTTCCCAGCAATCGAAAAGTGACGAGCTGGTTTTGGTTGCGGCGGGAGGGCTCGACCATGTAGAGGCAGTCCTGTCGGAATCCCACGAATTTGAACAGGTTCAACGAATTTGCATGGGAGCCACTTTTTACGATGGGCTCAACATAAATTGGCAACTGGCTAATCTGGAGCGGGCAAGGTTCTTTGATCGGATGTTACGGGCTAACGGGCTTGAACCGCGGTTTTCGCTGCTAAATGATGATGACGCTCTAAAGATTGCCAATGCAATGGGGCAGTTCTTGTACGCACGAATTGAAAAGGATTCAGTACACGCGCTGATTGATGGAGATATCTCTCTCTGCGATCTCGGCTTAGATAAGCAATTCGTTTCTCAGCTTGACAATCTGGTGCCTAGAACCCTGCAAACTACTTTATCGAAACAGCAACTACTGGAGGTAGTTTCATAG
- the gmtX gene encoding gamma-mobile-trio protein GmtX, translated as MTKVIPTTTAPDVVKDARQLYRLYRDAANRPSKVDNLDRLWEVLDSIRNEGGRDYSIAEIGRRLESIGGPKTQSMRNAQGAYFREIITAYANAVNGSTRYIAASKSRVEQALDLVSDPSVRATLRMAIEEGRRLKIVNDNLHAAFKNLHVGVSLSTTSEEAGIKQNSPGQQLPQRFRAALAKGIDETRLAQQGLVVEADGSICNEVGDRLFPPSFVTAILAVLIPGIPGGGC; from the coding sequence GTGACCAAAGTCATACCCACAACCACAGCTCCCGATGTTGTGAAGGATGCTAGGCAACTTTACCGGCTTTATAGGGATGCGGCTAACCGACCTTCGAAGGTGGACAATCTTGATCGTCTATGGGAGGTCCTTGACTCAATCCGTAACGAGGGCGGCAGGGACTACTCCATTGCCGAGATTGGGCGTCGCCTTGAATCCATAGGCGGGCCGAAAACGCAAAGCATGCGTAACGCCCAAGGTGCGTACTTCCGCGAGATAATAACGGCTTACGCCAATGCAGTGAACGGCTCAACACGCTACATTGCAGCCAGCAAGTCTAGGGTTGAACAAGCTCTCGACCTAGTTTCCGATCCTAGCGTTCGCGCTACTCTCCGAATGGCAATTGAGGAAGGACGACGGCTGAAGATTGTTAATGATAACCTGCACGCTGCTTTCAAGAATCTCCACGTTGGAGTTTCACTCTCGACAACGTCCGAAGAAGCTGGGATAAAGCAAAATTCTCCTGGCCAGCAACTGCCGCAGAGATTCCGAGCAGCGCTGGCTAAAGGCATCGATGAAACCCGACTCGCCCAACAGGGACTCGTCGTGGAGGCTGACGGCAGTATTTGCAATGAAGTCGGCGACCGCCTGTTCCCTCCCTCTTTCGTCACTGCAATTTTGGCTGTGCTGATACCCGGCATTCCCGGGGGGGGCTGTTGA
- a CDS encoding DNA/RNA non-specific endonuclease — protein MAPAADMAWDAAAMSESFYLSNMVPQAGEGMNRGIWAVLEKKARQWVEKRGELYIYSGPIYREGDVKTIGRNKVAVPDALFKVVLDPARHEAIAVIMPNRRLDTRDMPKYLVPVREVERLTGLEFFSTLPQEEQDRIEVPKPEDLWQ, from the coding sequence ATGGCACCTGCCGCAGACATGGCGTGGGATGCAGCAGCCATGTCGGAGAGCTTTTACCTCTCGAACATGGTCCCGCAGGCCGGTGAAGGGATGAATCGCGGCATCTGGGCCGTGCTGGAAAAGAAGGCGCGCCAGTGGGTGGAGAAACGCGGGGAACTGTACATCTACAGCGGGCCGATCTACCGGGAAGGGGACGTGAAGACCATCGGTCGCAACAAGGTGGCGGTCCCGGACGCTCTATTCAAGGTGGTCCTAGATCCGGCAAGGCATGAGGCAATTGCGGTGATCATGCCCAACCGGCGGCTCGACACCCGGGACATGCCGAAATACCTGGTCCCGGTGCGCGAAGTGGAAAGGCTTACGGGCCTTGAGTTCTTCTCCACCCTTCCCCAGGAAGAGCAGGACCGGATCGAGGTGCCCAAACCAGAGGACCTCTGGCAATGA
- a CDS encoding S10 family peptidase encodes MIKSLLLFLVLSMPTLLPVTAPCAETAAAKTVESGDKAGSVPPSTTRGFTVTTKHATRVDGKEIRYLATAGELPVLNDAGETEAQIFYVSYSAEKPEPGRPLLFVFNGGPGAASVWLHLGAMGPRRVQMLPDGNMPSPPFRLIDNEQGWLDLADLVFVDPVGTGYSRAAKPELAKKFTAVQGDIDSLTRFIRLYLGKTERWGSPLFLAGESYGSFRCAALSESLLEHGIALNGVLLISSILNLQTVSFDFGNDLPYPLFLPSYTATAWYHKKLPTELQGDLEQTLSAAERWASTEYLAALNQGDRLDPVARRAVAEKLALFTGLSAAFVENRNLRVESRDFATELLRGDGKITGVMDTRFSAPNTEPAKGFPFDPTVSTIRSPFTATVNLYLRDELKYQSDQEYFVLGGGIGRWDWEAKNSYADTSENLRNAMSKNPYLGVFIASGLFDMATPHSATDYTVAHLGIMQELKKNITVRRYRSGHMMYLEKESLAQLKKDAADFIGAAARRSTAVR; translated from the coding sequence TTGATTAAATCTTTGCTGCTGTTCCTCGTTTTATCGATGCCAACCCTGCTCCCTGTGACAGCGCCTTGCGCCGAAACGGCAGCCGCAAAGACAGTGGAAAGCGGGGACAAGGCTGGCTCCGTACCGCCTTCCACTACACGCGGCTTCACGGTCACCACGAAACACGCCACCCGCGTCGACGGCAAGGAGATCAGATACCTCGCCACCGCCGGTGAACTCCCGGTCTTAAACGACGCCGGCGAGACCGAGGCGCAGATCTTCTACGTCTCCTACAGCGCCGAAAAGCCAGAGCCCGGTCGCCCCTTGCTCTTCGTTTTCAACGGCGGGCCGGGGGCGGCCTCGGTGTGGCTGCACCTGGGGGCCATGGGGCCGCGGCGGGTGCAGATGCTCCCTGACGGCAACATGCCTTCCCCCCCCTTCCGGCTGATCGACAACGAGCAGGGGTGGCTCGACCTGGCAGATCTCGTCTTCGTCGACCCCGTCGGCACCGGCTACAGCCGGGCAGCGAAGCCGGAGCTTGCCAAAAAATTCACCGCCGTCCAGGGCGACATCGACTCCCTGACCCGGTTCATCAGGCTCTACCTCGGCAAGACCGAGCGTTGGGGCAGCCCCCTTTTCCTGGCCGGCGAGAGCTACGGGAGCTTCCGCTGCGCGGCACTTTCCGAATCCCTTCTGGAGCACGGCATCGCCTTGAACGGCGTGTTGCTGATATCCTCCATCCTCAACCTGCAGACGGTCTCCTTCGACTTCGGAAACGACCTGCCCTACCCCCTATTCCTCCCCAGCTACACGGCAACCGCATGGTATCACAAGAAACTTCCGACCGAGCTGCAAGGGGACCTGGAACAGACGCTGTCAGCTGCCGAGAGATGGGCCTCCACCGAATACCTGGCGGCGCTCAATCAGGGGGACCGGCTGGATCCGGTGGCACGCCGCGCGGTGGCGGAAAAGCTCGCCCTCTTCACAGGGCTCAGTGCAGCCTTCGTGGAAAACCGCAACCTGCGCGTCGAAAGCCGGGACTTCGCGACCGAGCTCTTGCGGGGCGACGGCAAGATCACCGGCGTAATGGATACCCGCTTCAGCGCCCCGAACACGGAACCCGCCAAGGGGTTCCCCTTCGACCCGACGGTGAGCACCATACGCTCGCCCTTCACCGCCACGGTGAACCTCTATCTTCGGGACGAGCTGAAGTACCAAAGCGACCAGGAATACTTCGTCCTGGGCGGAGGCATCGGGCGCTGGGACTGGGAAGCTAAGAACAGCTATGCCGACACCAGCGAGAACCTCCGTAACGCCATGTCGAAGAACCCCTACCTCGGCGTGTTCATCGCCTCCGGGTTGTTCGACATGGCGACCCCGCATTCCGCCACCGACTACACAGTGGCGCACCTGGGCATAATGCAAGAGTTGAAGAAGAACATCACCGTGCGCCGGTACCGCTCGGGGCACATGATGTACCTGGAAAAGGAATCGCTTGCCCAGCTGAAAAAGGATGCGGCCGACTTCATTGGCGCCGCGGCGAGGAGAAGTACTGCCGTCAGGTAG